GCATCTCGCGCTGAACCAGGCGAGCGCCGAGCTCGCGCAGCGGTGCGGCCGTGCGCCGACGCCGAGCGAGCTGGCGGCCGAACTGGGGGTGGAGCTCGAGGAGGTGGTGGACGGGTTGCTGGCGGGGAACGCGTACCAGTCCGTTTCGGTGGACGGGAACGTGGACGAGGTGGGCGTGGCGTCCCTGGTGGACACCCTGGGTGGTTACGACGCGCAGCTGGAGGAGGTGGAGAACCACGAGGCCCTGCAACCGTTGCTCCAGGAACTTCCCGCGCGGGAGCGCTCGGTGTTGATGTTGCGGTTCTTCGGCAACCTTACGCAGACCCAGATTGCGCGGCAGATGGGTATCTCGCAGATGCATGTCTCGCGGCTGCTGGCGAAGACCCTGCGGCAACTGCGCGAGGAGCTCACCCAGTCCTGACCGCGGATTAGCCCGCCCGGTCGTGGGTACCCCTGGCGCTGTGACGTGGCCGCAGGAACGCCGGGGAGGTGCTCACCGTTGTTCGCGCCGGTGCTGGCCGTGCTCGGGCTGGCCGTGGTGCTACTCGGCCTGGTCTACGGGCTGAACCTGCTGCTGGCAGGCCGTTCCCGGCAGGTGACCGCCCCGTTCCTGGCAGGCGGGCTGCCCGCGGAACACGCGGTGTCCCGTTTCCACGTCCGCTGGTATCCGGCCACCCTGCTGTTCCTGGCTTTCGACATGGAGATGGTGTTCATGTACCCGTGGGCTGTCGTGGTGGCCGAGCACGGCACGCCCGCCG
The sequence above is drawn from the Amycolatopsis aidingensis genome and encodes:
- a CDS encoding SigB/SigF/SigG family RNA polymerase sigma factor, which encodes MTAGRKEDRSSADYSDVLPLLVRMSGLDGDDPERARLRSAVVTRCLPLAEHIAHRFSGRGEPREDLVQVARLGLVHAVDRFEPDRGKEFISFAVPTIMGEIRRYFRDTAWSVRVPRRLKELHLALNQASAELAQRCGRAPTPSELAAELGVELEEVVDGLLAGNAYQSVSVDGNVDEVGVASLVDTLGGYDAQLEEVENHEALQPLLQELPARERSVLMLRFFGNLTQTQIARQMGISQMHVSRLLAKTLRQLREELTQS
- a CDS encoding NADH-quinone oxidoreductase subunit A, with amino-acid sequence MFAPVLAVLGLAVVLLGLVYGLNLLLAGRSRQVTAPFLAGGLPAEHAVSRFHVRWYPATLLFLAFDMEMVFMYPWAVVVAEHGTPAVVEMFGFLAVLFLGVLYVWREGGLRWA